The DNA window ATATATTTTATGGGTTTATCAAATGCAACCTGGCTAAGCCGGGCAAGCGCAAGAACTTCATCAATCATAAGGATTTTCTTCATAATGTCGCCTTTTCTTCCCGACTCAGGGTTTTAATGCCAGTCTGGAATTAAGTTTTCCCGGAGTTTCCTCCGGGTTCCGACTTATCTGAGCATTAACAGCGGGACTCTGGTCTGTTCGAGCATCGCAGTTGTGTTACTGCCGATGAAAAAACGTCGCAGGGAAGAGTGCCCATATGCCCCCATGACAATCAAATCCACGCCGTTGTCTGCGGCGTAACGACAAAGCGCCTCCGTTACCGAGCGTCCTTCAGCTAACCGGGATATCGCACTGATGCCAGCGCACTGCAGACTACGCTTTGCCTCTTCGAGGGTATGAGCATCGCCGTTAACCATTACGATATGACATTCCAGGCTCTGCAGCAGAGGGCTGAGCGTCAGTCGACGCAGGTTTCTCCGGCTTTCCTCACTGCCATCAAACGCAAACATGACTCTTGAAGGTACAGAAAAAGTTTCAGGTACAATCATTACCGGCTTTTTCTGCAGGCGGATAATGCTCTCCAGATTGCTGCCAACCGGGTTCTGTGCTCCCCGGCGACCGAGCACCATCATACGAATACCCTTCAGGTCAGCCAGGATGATATCCAGTGCGCCATGTTTCTGAAGTTGCTGAACATCCAGGATACCGATCTGGCTGAGCAGTTCCGCGCATCCGGCAAGAATGGCGCGTCCCTGAGTCATCAGCAGGCGGTTACGCTCCCCTTCTATTCGGACAAGGTCCTGCGTCAGTTGCTCCCGGCTGTCAATACCGATAGTCCCCGTAAGGTCAGAAACTGCCGGTTGTTCATTTTTTTCAAGCACATGCAGCAGGGCAAGAGGAACGTCAAGCTTCCCGGCAATCCAGGCTGCATACTCACACACGGCGCGTGTTGATGACGATCCATCCACGCAGGCAATAACGGTGTTGTCCATAGCATTAATTCCTGACATTAATGACCTCCCATCAGTTTTTCGATTTCTTCGGGTTTATCGTGAACACCAAAGCGATCAACGATAGTACGGGTTGCTTCGTTCATCCCGCGGATCTCAACGTCTGTTCCTTCTCTGCGGAATTTAATAACCACCTTATCCAGTGCGCTGACCGACGTGATATCCCAGAAATGGGCATGCGTAACATCAATGACAACTTTCTCTGCAGCTTCACGAAAATCAAAATACGCCATAAAGCGGTCGGCGGAGGCAAAGAACACCTGCCCGGTGACCTTATAGAGCCGGGACTCTTCCCTGAGTTCTGAAGAGACAGCCAGAAAACGCGCCACTTTAGTGGCAAAATTCAGGGAAGCGATAAGCACACCGGTCAGTACCCCGAATGCCAGATTATGAGTGGCCACCACCACCACCACTGTTGCCAGCATCACCACGCTGGTAGAAATGGGATGGCTTTTAACGGGTCCGCTTGGAAAAAGGAAATTATCCTACGTTAAGCGTTTTAAGCTAACGGGTGAT is part of the Enterobacter sp. RHBSTW-00175 genome and encodes:
- a CDS encoding universal stress protein, translated to MDNTVIACVDGSSSTRAVCEYAAWIAGKLDVPLALLHVLEKNEQPAVSDLTGTIGIDSREQLTQDLVRIEGERNRLLMTQGRAILAGCAELLSQIGILDVQQLQKHGALDIILADLKGIRMMVLGRRGAQNPVGSNLESIIRLQKKPVMIVPETFSVPSRVMFAFDGSEESRRNLRRLTLSPLLQSLECHIVMVNGDAHTLEEAKRSLQCAGISAISRLAEGRSVTEALCRYAADNGVDLIVMGAYGHSSLRRFFIGSNTTAMLEQTRVPLLMLR